The genome window AGTGCCTGCTCAGCACACAACGGAACGCTCCATTACTTGTGACGTGGTAAGAATTCACGGGGCCGTCAGGGTTTGAGGCGCATCTCGAAAGACATATAGAATGAATGGAAAATTAAGTGCTCGCGCAGGCAGGCTGTCCCCCCGCGGCCTGACACACGAGAGTCGCTCAGGGAGGAGTGGCGGAATGAGCAGATGAACGCGAGGACAGCAGAGATTCGGGGCCGAGCTGGACCCCTGACTTGGGCAGAACACATCTGTGTCCTGGACGGTCCGCTCCCACCTGAaggcaaggagaagaaaaggcatctTTGTCTTGCTGTCACCAGGACCAGACCCTTCTCCAGCCCAGGAGGCGCCTCAGGGCCCCCTCCACGTCCTCGTTGCTCAGACTGTAAATGAAAGCGCGGAGCATGGGAGCCACCGCCGCATACAGCGCCGTGGCCACTGAGTCCTCGGCTGCGCAGGAGGACGAGGGTCACAGGTTCGCCCCAAATAGGGTCCCGTGGAACAATGACGCCACGGCCAGGTGGGGACTGCAAGTGGAGAAGGCTTTCAGCTTGCCCTGCGAAGACCGAAGTCTCAGGATGGCTGAGAAAATGCGCATGtaggagacagaaataaagaggaagggaGTGACAGACAGACAGCGCCCCCCGCGCTGTAAACCACCAACTCGCCGATGCGGATATCTGAGCAGGAGCGCTTCAGCAAGGCGCACCGCTCGCAGAAGATGTGGTGGATTCTGACACTTGCGCGGAATGACAGGCTACTCGCGAGGAGGGTGAGGGTCAGGGATAGATGTTTGTGACCGCCAGAGCCACAGACAGAGATGTGATGCAGAATTTGGGGCTCCTGGGTGTGGTGGAGTGGAGAGGGTGACCGACGGCTACAACtctgtcataggccatcactgccGAGAGGACACTGTCCAGCTCTGCAAACACAATTAGGAAGTACATCTGCGTGAGGCATGCTGCGTAGGGGATGGCTTGGCTCTGGGtttggatgtttagcagcatctttggTACCATGGCGGAGGTGAAGCAGATGTCCACGCGGGACAGGGTGGCTATGAAGCAGTACACGGGGGTGTGGAGGCTGGAGATGGAGCTGATGGCCAGAACGATGAGCAGGTTCCCCACCACAGCGACCAGGTACGTGCACAGGAacagacagaagaggaggggcTGATGTTCAGGCACCTCGGACAGTCCCAGGAGGAGGAATTCCGAGATGACGGTTGGGTCGCCTCTCACCATGGCTTCTGGT of Hippopotamus amphibius kiboko isolate mHipAmp2 chromosome X, mHipAmp2.hap2, whole genome shotgun sequence contains these proteins:
- the LOC130841294 gene encoding olfactory receptor 1N2-like, whose product is MVRGDPTVISEFLLLGLSEVPEHQPLLFCLFLCTYLVAVVGNLLIVLAISSISSLHTPVYCFIATLSRVDICFTSAMVPKMLLNIQTQSQAIPYAACLTQMYFLIVFAELDSVLSAVMAYDRVVAVGHPLHSTTPRSPKFCITSLSVALAVTNIYP